The Brachypodium distachyon strain Bd21 chromosome 4, Brachypodium_distachyon_v3.0, whole genome shotgun sequence nucleotide sequence TTGGGGCggtcggcagcgagatgggccaaatttgtaacatatgtCCAGATacacattcaaattttaataaatttgagacatctgttggacggagtgagtattagGGTTCGTTGcctttgatcacaaattacttcatgaatatgtgactaatgtgatcaaaatcatatccATGATCAAATATCCTTAAGTAGTAATATAATGCATATGaatttatgtcatataattatatattaatagagtaatttgtggtcaaaggaAACCTAATACGCCccttattgttggacggaggtagtagtgtataaatgcatttaaatttagtcaaagttgagacattctttgttggatgTAAggagtattattatttttacctTTCTTCACTAGAAACACCCATCATTATGTCTTCAGTTACATATTCATACGTCCAACCACACGCACACACTCCACATACGTCttagaccgttgagagattcGCCATGCTAGTTTAACTAGTGCCAAAGAGTAAATACGACTCCCTCTGATCTTACATGctcactccgatcctaaattcttgactcaaatttatccaaatatggatgtatctattcttaaaaagcgtctagatacatgtaatatttcggcaacaatttaggattgcGTAAATAATGAAACTAGATAGAACATATTCAGAGTAAGGTATATATGGAAAATGGATCAATACCTCCACCATCTATTCATCAGCTTAGATGGCTATAATTCAAAGTTTATCGCTTGCCCCCAAAATATGCTTACCTCCATTGAATGTAAATTTCTGAATAACTGTCCTCTAAGTAACACATTAATGAGGAATTAACATGTGTACCAAATAATTTTACAAAGTAGAATCTGTGTGTCACATCTTATGTTCAGTTATGTTGTTCTGATTGGTTCACCTCATTTTTGTCcgatgatttttcttttgagagatCACCGGGGGCCAAGACCCGCGAGGATATGTAGTCGCACCACATAGCGGCAGCCACCTTAAGATCGGCATTCTTAAGCCGATGGGACCAAAGCGTGAAGTCCGCTAAAATGTTTCGGACGATTACATGAGATGGTAGTATTACATGGCGAAAAACAACACTGTTTCGGGAATCCCAAATTTTCCAGAGCGCAGCCATTAGCATAGCAGGCCATAGAAGCggcgaggcagcagcagcagggggcGGCGACGCCCAGGGCGCTGCCAGCGACGAAGGCATGAAATCGAGGAGAGCCCAGACTGCTTGGCTATCCCTGCAGTGGATGAACAGGTGGTCGGATGTTTTCGATGCACCGTTACATCTAGGGCAGGCATCCTCCACCACAATCGTTTTGTTGAGGAGGTTACGCCTGGTATTCAGGCGATCTCGATGAAACAGCCAGGCGAAGATTTTAACTTTGAGGGGCACATGACAGCGCCAGATCAATTCAGCCGGTAGATCAAGGGCACCTGGTGAGAGCATCAGGTATGCACCGCGCGTGGTGAAGGGCTGCCCGGAGAGGAGAATCCGCGAGTCATCAGCATCCGAGGTGGTGAAATCCTGCAAGAGTGCAAAGAGCGAGGCGAGCTCTGCTTCCGCAGCAGCAGTTAGTCTGTTCCACAGGCTCAAATCCAGACCATTACACAGTACATCACTAACACGGGTGAAAGGCTTGATGCAATGGGAAAACAGTGCAAGAAATGTGGTGGACAATGGTTCCGAGAGGAGCCACCGATCTAGCCAGAAAAAACATGATTTCCCATTCCCAACTATCACAGAAGTGATCTGTCTAAGGATGGAGAGGTGTTTCTTGATGATGCATTTAAGGTGTGAGAGTGGGGTGGTGGTAGATTCTAGGTCATCACCCAAATCATGATGTAGCCATGTTTTCCAGGATAAATTGCTCCATGTAGGAATTTAAATGCAAACTTTAAAATTTGAACCTACAAGTTTCTTATGTCCAGACCACCAAGTTTCTTTGGTTTGGAAAGAGCATCCCAAGCCAccaagcattgtggaccatTACAGGTGTCTTCTTGTGTCCAAAAAAAGGCACGGCGTTTTTTGTCAATCTTTTCAGTTGAGACAAGGTTTAAATCGAAAGCCGACATGCAATAGGTAGGCAGGCTGTCCAGGACGGCTGAGACTAGGATGAGCCGACCCCCCTTGGAAAGGAGTTTTGCCCACCAGCCAGATAAGTAGGAACTACATTTGTCGATTAAAGGGGAGAAGGCAGCACTGTGGAGTTTGTGTGGTGACAGCGGCAAACCAAGGTATGTTTGTGGAAAGGACGCAATGGAGCATCGCAGGGATGAGGCCATCGCGAGGGCATCAGGTGCAGACACATGCATTGGAATGAAAGTAGTTTTGTGGAAGTTGATCGCTAGGCCAGTGGCGGCAGAGAATTGTTGTAAAAGCTCCGTTATTTTCCGGGTAGTAGGTACAGTTGACTTCGCAAGTATGAGTGTATCGTCAGCATACTGTAGAACGGCCGCCGGCATGTTATCGCAAATGGGGTGGCTAATAAGACTGGACTGCACCTCAGCTTTGATCATTTGCTGCAATAGGTCAGCAACAATGATGAAGAGATAGGGTGATAGTGGGTCGCCTTGGCGAAGGCCGTTTTTGCATGTAATCCATGGTCCCGGGACACCATTTAGAAGAACATCAGTTTTCCCTGTGCGAAGGATGTCGTGAATCCAGTGGCACCAGGTGGGTGGGAAACCGCGGTGGAGTAGGATTTGCAGGAGGGAGGTCCAGCAGACTGAGTCGAAGGCTTTTCGGAAATCAAGCTTGAGTACAATGGTTGGTTTACCGCGTTTGTGGCAGCAGCTTAGGAGGTCGGCAGCGTAAACGAAGTTATCAGCAATGCTATGCCCAGAGATGAAACCCGTTTGGTCATCATCCACTAAGGATGGAATCATAGGCTTTAGCCGATTTGTCAGTAGTTTGGCTGCCGCCTTCATAGGGCCGTTCTGAAGCGAAATAACGCGGAAGGCATCAGCTGTTCTGGCGTTGTCCTTTTTAGGCAGAAGGGCGATGTGAGCACGGTTAATCCGTGACAGATCCGAGTCCCTGTTATAGAAGCTAGTCATAAAGGATTTTAGTCTTGGCTTGACAGTCATCCAGGCACGTTTGTAAAAGCCTGGCCCAAAACCATCCGGGCCTGGACTAGCGTTTTGATTGGCCGATAGGAAGGCAGTAGCGATTTCATCTTCGGTGAAAGGGGCATCTAGGGATTGGAGGCCCGCGGTGGTGGATGGGTAAAAGTCAGTTAAGTTGAAGGCCAGGAGGGTTGGTGGGCCGTGCCTAGAAGATTGGAGTAAAAATCGTGTAGGATTTTCTCTTTTTGCTCGTGGGTGGAGAATTCGACGCTATCACACTCTAGGGTCGTGATTTTATTCTTACGCATACGTTGAGACGCGGCTACATGGAAATACTTTGTGTCTCATCTCCTTCCACGGCAAACCACACTTTGCCACGCTGTTTCCAGTGTGACACTTTTGCACGGATCGCCCGTTGCAGTAGAGAGATGACTAGCCGCCGGAGGGCAAGCTCAACTGGCACCAGTAGCCGGTGCTCTTCTCGCTTATCTAGTAGGGCGATTACTATCTTACAGTTGGTTTCGGCCTGATTGTGCAGCAGACATTTTTTTCTCCAAGTTTTGATGGAAGCCCTAGTTTTCTTGGTCGTGTTAACGAGATCGGCTAATGCGTCGGCGAAGGGGTTGTGGCTACACCAAAGCGGTTGGATAAGGTCTAGGAAATCCGGGTGGGCGGCTTAGCTATTATCGAAACGGAAGCTAGGCGAACGTGGGATGGACGAAGAGATGGAGATGACTAAGGCACATGGTCAGAGGTGAATCGAGTGAGGGAGGCGAGTGAAGAGTTGGGGAAGAGGGCGTCCCAGGCTAGGTTAAAAAACACGTGGTCGATTCGTTCTAGGGTTGGCCGTTCACGGGCGTTGGAGCAAGTGTAGAGGCGATCAAGGAGTGGGAGCTCGAGTAGGTCAATTTCGTCTAGGCATTCATTAAACCCGTTGGCTTCAGAAGAACGGAAGGCATCGTTGTTCTTATCCAGCGGGTATCTAATCAGGTTAAAATCGCCGGCAGCGATCCAGGGGTCGAGTTAGGCGGTTTGATAATGTGCAGCTCTCGGAGGAAATCCGGCTTGGATGCATGGTCAGCTGGTGCATAGATGTTGGAGATAACAAACTCAACGGGGGAGTTGAGGCAGGTGCATTTCGAGTTCAAGGAGAAGGCCGCATTGTTGGATGCAGACAAGGAGATAAGTGAAGAGTTAAGCGCAGTTAGAATGCCGCCCGAGGTACCATTTGCAGGGACAAAATCCCAGGTGTCCAGAAAGTGTGGAAGGAACGATCTTAACTTCTGGTTAGTAATGGAGTTGAGCTTTGTTTCCTGTAGCATAACTAAGGTGGGCTTTAATGCGATAAGTTCGGAGAGGACATCCTCGCATTTTTGAGGGTCACGTCACCGAGACCACGTACATTCCAAGAGCAAAACGTAAGCGTTGCATTCATATCAAAACGAGGGCGCACCGAAAACAAAAACGAGTAGATGAACGACAAAACAGACACGGGTACGCATATTATTAAACGAGACCGGCGGTACAGGTTGAAATggacagaaaaagaaaaaaggaaaaagctAAAGTTGCGAAAAAGGTAGACAATATAGGGGCGAGCCTAGGCGGGGGGATGGCGGGGATACAAATGCAGCTTGTGCAAAACACGCTGCGGACGTGTCCATGATGAGAATAGGGCTTCATTTTGGCACCGTAGGCACCTGAAGCTCAGTGAGAGCTGCAACATCCGAAGTGGAGGCACcgcaagcagcagcaaggtGAGCTGCCTGGTCCACCGTGAGTGGCGGAGCATCATCGTCTTCGAGCTTGGTTGCCATGACCGCAGCGGCAAGGGCTTTGGTGGCCTTTGCCATGGCGACGTCATTGCGAGCAGCCTTCGCAAGGACGGCCTTGGCGGTCATGTCGACGAACTGGGCCCCGCGTTCTCGATGAGGCGCCGGCTGCGTCTAGGACCGTCCTTTGTCCGATGATTAGCTTTTATACTTCAGTTCTCATTCCTTGCTACTAACTCCATAACAACATTGTCTCTTTAGGTAGCAGCCGCGAAAGCTCCTAACAAAATGGcaccagcagctgcagcagccacAAGCATGCACCATGCCCAGTGGAATGCCCATTTTGGGCATCCTCTGCCCAAGAACGTTCCGAGGAAGTTCATGAAGAAACCACCAAAGGTTGTCCAACCAGCAAGCTGTGAAGTGTGTAAGATCCAGTGCGATACTCTAGAAGTTCTCATGATCCATAAAACGGGTAAGAAGCACAAGAAGAATCTGGAGAAGTTACAAGACTCCATCACGCCTAAACCATCAAAGCCTCTGAACAATGCTGTTGAAACAAATACAgcacctgctgctgcctctGATGGTGTGATGCCAGTGGTACAggcaaagaagaacaagagCTCCCCAGCAAGCGCAGAAGACCTGGAGGTGAAGAAGAGGCGAGTGCTTGAAGCTGGAGCAGCTCAAGGTGAAGTGAAAATCTGCACAGCGTGCAATGTCGTCGTCAACAGCCAGAAGCTTTACGAGTTCCACATACTTGGGCATAAGCACAAGGCCAATGtacagaagcagcagcaggtggcgCAGGAACATCATTTAGCCTGAGTTGAAGAGCGGCTCAAGGTAACCTGCATCTTCCAAATGGTCAAAAGAAACCAGGATTCACACACATTAATGCGTTCTACCGTGTTGGTAGTTTGTTCGCGGTTCCAGTTAGCTCTCCTTGTAGTGTAGCAGGAATGCCAGAAAATTATGTGGATTTCTTGCCTGCTGCAATAAGCAGTGAATGTTGGAGGCAAAGACTGCGATGTATTTGGTTCTTTGTACTTCACAAGTTTGAGATTTTCTTGCTATATTAGTTTCCCCTCTGGCTGTTTAATGTAACAAATTGGGTCTGAAACTACGTGCTGCGACATTGCATGATAGTTAAACAAAAAGCTAGTGTTCTCTGTACTATTTCATGTTGTAGCTGTAGCCTGTAGACACGATGAACTATGGATCATTAAAAAAGTGATAGAAAGATAATATAAATTAATTGGTTGCCAGAAACTGGCCTGTTACCGGGGAATCCATTACTTATGAGGCCCACAAGTGGGAAATAAATATTTAACAGTGGACTCTCCAGCACATCATTTCACAAGCAATAGCCACACAATCCAGAGTTCAAAATATACATTTAGCATACTGGTATCCTCGTTGGTTATCACAAAACACCGCTACTAACAAAtttaaaaccacgacaaatgGGGAAATAAATATTTAACAGTGGACTCCCCAGCACATCATTTCACAAGCAATAGCGACAATGCGGAGTTCAACACATTCAGCAATCAATGCGAGTCAACTTGGGATTAGCTCCTGCTAGAACCAACCTCGCCGGAGGATCCTCCAGCCTTGGCTAGAGAAAAACCAGGTGCAGGATAGCAAATCAGAAATGGCGACCAGGCCACGGTGACTTGCAACTTACAGAAGCCAACATCAAACACACCATGGCTTCTACCGGCTTCCAAAGGTGCAAAGGACATCTCAACCTCTACAACCTGGTCGCCGCCCCGAAACACCACGGCAGAAACGTTGAGCCGCCCGAAACTTTCAACAGAAACGACACGGCGCGAGAGCTCCACCGTGCCGTCCAAGGAAGCCACCTTCTCTTCGCCGGAATCAAGCAGCAAGACTTTCATGTCCGGCACGCTGGTGTTGCAGGCGGTAAACTGGCAGCGGAGCCCATCTGGCCATGAACCTTCCATGACATGAACCGCTATAGTGGCCTCAGTGGAGGAGACGACAAGGCCACACTCCAGTTCCAGTGTGCTGAGCTTGCTGGTGAAGGTTATGCTGGTCGCACTCGATTTGGGCAATTCTCTGTCCTTGGAGCGCTTTATTAGGAGGCTTAGATCTTTGTCCTCAGATTCGGTATTGCCCTTCACTTTCAGCAAGGCTTCGAAGTACACAGACCCATATTCATGCACAACAGCACGGGCAGGACCTGTTAGTATCAAACGTGGATCCTGCATGCAAACACCgttgaataaataaacaatAATGCTTCATGCATTCCTATGGAAAGTATTTATTGAAGAAATGACAAAGTGTCCATGGATATAATCTGTTAACTGAGTGGAACTTAATTATAATGGTTAGAACTGGAAATCCGTGAATGGGAttgcagaaaaaaaactcGCGTAGAGGATAATTTGCCAAGAGAGAATAAATGAATTGCACCAGCAAGGATGTTTAAATCGTTTAGGCGTTCAAACTGAAGGAGACActtgaaaaaaattaagtaAACTGAAGTCGAAGGATATATTGTTAATCTGTTTACTAAATGCAAAGTGCATAGCATGAATGATGTGAGCTGCATAACAAAACTGATGGATCCTGtattaaataaataattatGCAACATTATCAAGGAATAAATGAGTGGGTGCCCACTGCCCATGGATATTCTAATCTGTTAATCAAGCGAAACTTAATTATAATGATTCAAGCTAAGAATCATGCCATGCCAGAAAAATGATGAGGAAAATTTGGCATCGACCAGACATCTGTTTAATCCTTTCAGGACTGTGTATAAATTAAAACCAGAAAACAGGTAAATAATAAGTAAATTAAAACCAGAAAATAGGTAACCAACTAAACATTGAAAAGCCCAATCTTCAAAACATCGCAAAATCGTTCACTGAACACTTGGTGCATAACAAAACTGATGGCAGAAAATAGTAACCTATTTTGTTGTGGTTGAGGCATGCATATACTGAAAAACACATCAGCACAAGTCTTACTAGAAATTTCCAATGCCTTGCAAATAACCGTAATATATTTGAGAACAGCAAAAAATATCAatcacaacaaaataaaacattaGTCTAAAATATATTTGAAGGAACACGAGTCTGCCTATGCATTGTGCCAGACTGCGCACATGTAAATGGTACGGTCAGAGCAGAAGTGCAGATACTTATCCGTATGGCTAACTGGCTCCCCTATAACTGACAGCGTACATCTGTCCCCCCAAGTCGGTATGTGCTTGGTTGCATTTGAGTCACTACATTACTGTTGTTCACTCATTTTTCTGACAtgttaccaaacaaaaaaaatgggtGTGACTAAGTTGGCATCCGAAGTGCACTGAGACAACGGGTTGACTATCATACATGCTCATATGTGATATCGATGTTGGCTACTTATATGGCACAGCCTCTTAGAATTTAGAAATATCATTGATGTTTACTGAATTTTTCTACAACCAAAAACCTGCATtgtgtatttttcttattCAAATGGATATGCCTTTGATGTGGATTTTAGCATGGTTACAATGCACTACAAGATGGTTACTTGGGTGCTCTCATCgacaaggaaaaacaaaaaatttataACCTGTTGGGTGAGGGTTTGGCAGTTGTCCCTTGAGCGAGAGAAGATAATATTGCGATTGTGATCCAGGtcgtcgcgcatggccatcaTGCCAAACACATGGATGGGCCACTGCAAACCACCAGATATTCCCGCAACTTTGACTGAAGATACTTGCAGAGCACTCGGGTGGCAGGTGATGCAAGGCATAGGGTTTTCTGTGAAACACATGGCGGGGATACGCGCTGCATGGACAATAGATATAAAAAGAATTCAGTTAGATGGATGGTGCTGTGAACATTGCAGGAACATGAATCGGTGAGCACAGGTAGATAGAGTGGAGAAGAAATTAAAGAGAAGCAATAATCAGGTGCTGCTTACTGATGTCCTCGAATGAACCGTAAAGTTCGGACCATTTGGTGTTCCAGATCCGGCGGTAGCCGTTGTAATTCAGTTCGTCTTGGTTGGGATTCGGCGGTCGCGgctgcggccgcggcggcgcccgctcTAGCTCCGCGAGCCGCTGCAGGGAGTACTCGCGAGTCGCCGCCTTGTCCCTGTCCTTCTCTTCCTGCACCAGCGCCGCCCGTTGCTCCGCCGTGAGCGCCTCGGCCACGATGGGATCCGCGCCGGGGTTCTCCTGGTTCCGCCTCTCCAACGCTCGCTTCAGCCTCAAGGCGTCCATCTGCTGTCGAATTTCCATCCGCTCTCGCTTGAGACGATCCAGCACGCTTGGGATCTCTGCGGATAAtttccccggcggcggcggcggccctttcttcctccctgccTGCGCCGTCTCAGTCTCCGTCCGGcgctctctcttcctccccgccgcctccgactcCATCTCCATCTGGAATTCGATCGATcgctcgcccgccgccgtaaACCCTAGTTTGTGTCTCCAGAGGGAAGTAGCGAACGATTCTGAAAATGGGACAAAAACCTACCCCCTAACCTACCGAACAACAGAAGATCAAAATAGTTAACAGGTTTAAACAAGACCGGTACAACCACAAACATAGATCTTAGCCCGAAAGAAGGATCTTCAGCCATCAGTCAGGGGGGCACAGTTTAGCGTGCCCTCCCCCATACGACGCATCGTCTCCTTTGCATTTGCCACCAGCTTCTGAGCCCCCTCCTTCAGCAGGTCCACGTCCACCGGCTTCTCAAGACCTGCCCACGAAAGAAGGGAAGAACAGGAAGCAAAAATGATCTCAAAAGGGGACCTGACAAGATATTTGTCAAAAGTGACACGGTTTCTGCAGTTCTAGATGGCCCACACAACAGCAGCCAACCCAGTTAGCCTCATGATGGCCAAGAcctggtcgatcaggaccgtATCGAGGAGGCGGTGACCTCGAGTCCCCTGAGGACAGGTCGACTTTGCGTTTCTCCAGATTCCTTGCCACGATCTGCAGATTCTGGAGGAGCCCTTCTCTCAGGAGGAGATTTGGGTGGCCATTCGCCTGATGCCTCGTGACCGTGCTCCCGGCCCCGACGGGTTCACTggtctcttcttctcttcgtGTTGGCCCATCATCAAGGGCGAGGTCGTTGCTCTCTTTCGCT carries:
- the LOC104585222 gene encoding zinc finger protein 346-like; translation: MAPAAAAATSMHHAQWNAHFGHPLPKNVPRKFMKKPPKVVQPASCEVCKIQCDTLEVLMIHKTGKKHKKNLEKLQDSITPKPSKPLNNAVETNTAPAAASDGVMPVVQAKKNKSSPASAEDLEVKKRRVLEAGAAQGEVKICTACNVVVNSQKLYEFHILGHKHKANVQKQQQVAQEHHLA
- the LOC100827105 gene encoding uncharacterized protein LOC100827105 encodes the protein MEMESEAAGRKRERRTETETAQAGRKKGPPPPPGKLSAEIPSVLDRLKRERMEIRQQMDALRLKRALERRNQENPGADPIVAEALTAEQRAALVQEEKDRDKAATREYSLQRLAELERAPPRPQPRPPNPNQDELNYNGYRRIWNTKWSELYGSFEDITRIPAMCFTENPMPCITCHPSALQVSSVKVAGISGGLQWPIHVFGMMAMRDDLDHNRNIIFSRSRDNCQTLTQQDPRLILTGPARAVVHEYGSVYFEALLKVKGNTESEDKDLSLLIKRSKDRELPKSSATSITFTSKLSTLELECGLVVSSTEATIAVHVMEGSWPDGLRCQFTACNTSVPDMKVLLLDSGEEKVASLDGTVELSRRVVSVESFGRLNVSAVVFRGGDQVVEVEMSFAPLEAGRSHGVFDVGFCKLQVTVAWSPFLICYPAPGFSLAKAGGSSGEVGSSRS